The Geotoga petraea region TTATGTTGATGAGTGGAGGTGTGGACAGTTCAGTCGCAGCATATTTACTAAAGAAAGAAGGTTATGAAGTAATAGCTGTTCATTTTAAAACAGTCAAAGATGAAGTGTTTTCATTGATTCCAGAAAAAAAGAAGGTATGTTGTAGTCCTTCAGATACGATAGATGCTATCAATGTTTCAAAAAAATTAGAATTGGACGATTTTAAAATTGTAGATATACAACAAGAATTTAAAGAAAAAATTATAGATTATTTTATAAAAGAATACAACGATGGTAAAACCCCAAATCCTTGTATGCTGTGCAACCGTTTTTTCAAGTTTGGTAAGGCAATCGAAATGGCAGAAGAAATGAATGCAGATGTTGTTGTAAGTGGCCATTACGTTATTTCTGAATATTCTAATGAGCATCAAAATTGGGTTATTAAAAAAGGAGTTGACAATTACAAGGATCAATCGTATTTTTTATCAATGGTTAAACCTGAATATTTGAAAAAAATGTACTTCCCTTTGGGAAAAATGAAAAAGGTCGAAATAAGGAAAATAGCTGAAGATCTAAACTTATCTGTTGCGGACAAACCTGATAGTCAAGAGCTATGCTTTATACCCGATAATGATTACAAAAGATATTTAGTAGATGCTGGAATAGAAACTTCTAAAGGGAAAGTATATGACTTTAAAGGTGAACACATAGGATATCATACTGGTTATACTGATTATACAATAGGTCAAAGAGCCGGTATTGAATATATAAAAAATCAGAACCAAAGGTTGCATGTATACAAAATAAACTCTCAAGATAATTCAATAACAGTTGCACCAACTGAAAAAGTTCATTTTAAAGGCTTAATTGCAAAGAATATGAACAAATTTGTAGATTTTGAAGATGAGTTTAGCGCTGTTTGCAGGATTAGAAAAAGATCTGAAGAAAAACCAGCAAAAATAAAAAAAATTTCTGAAAATGAATATCAAATCGTATTCGAAGAACCTATATTTGCAGTGACTCCAGGTCAATTTGCAACAATATACGATGAATCAGGAATTGTTTTGGGATGTGGAGTTATAGATAAATATTTGGAGGATTGACTATGGATAAAAGAACAGCAGTTTACCCAGGAAGTTTTGATCCAATAACATATGGACATATTAATTTAGTCGAAAGAGCATCTGAAAGGTTCGATAAAATATATGTCTCTGTAATGAACAACATGCAAAAAAAATATTTATTTGATTTAGATGAGAGAGTTGAGATGACAAGACAAAATCTTTCTCATATACCAAATATTGAAGTAGATAGCTTTTCTGGCCTTTTAGTTCAATACTGTAAAAAAAAGAAGATCTATACTGTATTGAGAGGACTAAGAGCCGTTACAGACTTTGAATACGAATTACAGATGGCTAATGGGAATAGATCTTTGTTTCCTGAATTGGAAATATTTTTTTTGATGGCTGATATAGCTCATTCATTTATATCTTCTTCTATGGTAAAAGAAGTATCGAAACATGGAGGAGATGTGAGCACTTGGGTTCCACCAAATGTTGAAGAAGCATTGATTAAGAAATTTAAAAAACATTAAAAATATCTTTATTGAATTGTACTTTCTTATATGATACAATATATTGGTTTAATTAAAAAACACACAAGGAGGGACAACATATGGCCGTAAGCACGGAATTGATCAAAAAATTAAGATCACAAACTGGTGCAGGAATGCTTGATTGTAAAAAAGCATTAGATGAAACAAATGGAGATTTAGATGCTGCAGTTGATTATTTGAGAAAAAGAGGTGCAGCAAAAGCAGCTAAAAAAGCTGATAGAGAGACAAAAGAAGGTATTGTATATTCATATATTCATCATAATGAAAAAATTGGAGTATTATTATTATTAGGTTGTGAAACTGACTTTGTTGCTAAAACGGATGAATTTCATGAATTAGCAAATAAAATCAGCTTACAAATTGCATCAATGAATCCTAAATATATTTCAAGAGAAAATGTACCAGAAGAAATTATAGAAAAAGAAAAATCCATTTATGTTGATGAAGTAAAATCTTCAGGTAAGCCAGAACATATTGTAGAAAAAATAGTTGAAAATAAAGTAGAAAAATATTTTGAAGAGAATTGTTTATTAGAGCAAGAATATGTTTTTGGAAAAGGTGAAAAAATTAAAGATATGATCACACAAGCAATTGCTAAAATTGGTGAAAATATTACTGTTGATAATTTTTCAAGATTTGCAATTGGTGAATAATTAAAGGGGGGGTAATCCCCCCTTTTTTTTGAGGGAGGGGTAAAAAAATGTATAGAAGAATAATGTTAAAACTTAGTGGAGAAGTTTTATCTGGTATAGGTAACAAAGGATTTAATTCTGAAAATGTAAAATACTTATCTGAAGAAATTAAAAAAGTATCTCAGCATGGAATGAACGTGGGAATGGTTATTGGTGCGGGTAATATTTTTAGAGGCAAAGAATTAACTGGTGTGACAAATAGCATTGCAGATCATATAGGAATGCTTGGAACAGTTAGCAATGCATTATATTTAAAAGACTACTTCGAAAAAAATGGAATCAAGACAATTGTTGTTTCGCAAATTGTTAACTTGCCATCAGTTAGAAATATATACTATGATGACATAGAACTTTATTTTAACTCTGGCTATGTTGTTATTTTTGCTGGGGGAACTTCAAACCCTTTTTTTACGACAGATACTGCTGCAGCACTAAGAGCTGTAGAAATGAAAGCAGAGGTGCTGATAAAAGCTACCAAGGTTGAAGGAATATACGATAAAGACCCTAAAATATTTACAGATGCTGTGAAATATGATACAATTAAATATGATGACGCAATCGCTAAAAGTTTAAAAATAATGGATACAGAAGCTTTTGCTATTTGTCAAAGGTATGAGATGCCTATTACAGTTTTAGACTTCTTTAAAAAAGATAATCTTTTAAATGCAGTTTTAAATAAAAATGTGGGGACAAAAGTTATACCTTAAAGAAATGAACACTTATGGGAGGTGTATTTATTTATGGAACTTTTTTACAACGAAATAGTTTCTGTACATGCAAGAGAAGTATTAGATTCAAGAGGTAATCCAACTGTTGAAGCAGAAGTAGTATTAGGCGATGGTGCCAAAGGAAGAGCTATTGTTCCGTCTGGAGCTTCTACAGGTAAATTTGAAGCTTTGGAATTAAGAGATGGCGATAAAGACAGATTTTTAGGAAAAGGAACAACAAAAGCAGTTGAGAATGTAAATGAAAAGATAGCAGAAGAATTGTTAGGATTGAATGCATTTGACCAAGCTTTAGTAGACCATGTTATGTTGGAATTGGATGGAACTGAAAATAAAGAAAAATTGGGAGCAAATGCAATCTTAGCTGTATCAATGGCAGTTGCAAGAGCTGCCTCTGAATCTTTGGGTGTCCCACTTTACAAATATTTAGGTGGTCCAAATTCAAAAGTATTACCAGTTCCTTTAATGAATATAGTAAATGGTGGAGAACATGCAGACAATTCATTGGATATTCAAGAATTTATGATCATGCCAGCAGGCTTTGCAACATTTTCAAGGGCTTTAAGAGCAGGAGCTGAAATTTTCCATAATTTGAAAAAATTATTACAATCAAAAGGCCATCAAACTGCTGTTGGAGATGAGGGCGGTTTTGCTCCTAACTTTGAATCTAATGAAGAAGCACTTGAATTCATAGTAGAAGCAATAAAAAATGCCGGTTATAAACCTGGAGAAGAAGTATTTATAGCATTAGATTGTGCTGCATCAGAATTTTTTAATGAAGAAAATAAAACATACCATATTGACAAAAAGGATATTTCAGGCGAAGAATTGGCCGAATATTATTTGAACTTAATCAACAAATATCCTATTAAATCAATAGAAGATCCATTTGACCAAGATGATTGGGATGCGTATACCCTATTCACTGAAAAAGTTCAAGACAAAGCCCAAGTAGTTGGAGACGATTTGTTTGTTACTAACGTAAAAAGATTACAAAAGGGAATAGATCTTAAAGCTGCCACATCGATTTTGATAAAATTAAATCAAATAGGTACAGTTACTGAAACTTTAGATGCTATAGAATTAGCAAAAACATACAATTTAACAAATATAATTTCACATAGATCAGGCGAATCAGAAGATACTTTTATAGCAGACTTAGCTGTAGCTACTAATGCTGGTTTTATTAAAACTGGTTCATTATCAAGAACCGATAGAATTGCAAAATACAATCAGTTATTGAGAATTGAAGAAGAACTTGGAGAAATAGCAATATATAAAGGATTAAATTCTTTTTACTCAATAAAAAAATAAAGGATAAAAATTTCCCGGCTAGTTAGATAAGCCGGGATTTTTTTAAAATAAAATTTGTGGAACGTGTTTAACAGGATGATCTATTATATGTCCTTCAAAATCATATGCCTCTTTAATAACTCCTTTTGTAATAACTTCTTTTGGTGAGCCATCCTTAAAAACTCTACCATTTTTCATTACTATTATTCTTTTTGAAAAAATGGAAGCTAAGTTTATATCATGAAAAATAGAAATAACAGTCTTATTCATTGAATCAGAAAATTCCTCAACTAATTTCATCAAAAGGTCTGTATGTCCTGGATCAAGATGTGAAGTGAATTCATCTAATAACAATATGTCAGCTTCTTGGGCAAAAGCTCTTGCAATCATAACCCTTTGTTTTTCTCCTCCAGAAAGATTAGAAAATATTTTATTTTTCATGTTTTCCAAATCTGCATATTGTAAAGATTTTTCTATAATATTTCTATCTTCATAATTTTCAAAAAAAGAAAATCTTTTAGAGTATGGAAGCCTAGCTGTAGATATGATGCTCTCCACATCGTAATTAAATATTGTGTTAAATTCTTGTGGAACTACAGCCAAATACCTCGATAATTCTTTATTAGTATATTTGTTTAGATATTTTCCTTTTATTGAAATTTTTCCTTGATAATTTGAAATCAACTTTGAAATTATTTTTATTAAAGTTGATTTGCCAGAACCATTAGGGCCTATTATAGAAACTCTTTCTCCACTTTTAATAAGCAAATTGTTAATTTTTAAATTAAAATTATCACCATAAGTAAATTCTAAATTTTCAATTTTAATCATGATTTATTCCTACTTTTTTTCATAACGTATATAAATAAAGGAGCTCCTGCTAAGGAGGTAATAACCCCGATTGGGAGTTCAGAAGGAGCAAAAATTGTTCTTGAAATATAATCACAAATCATCAAGAATATTCCACCCAAAAAAAGGTTGTATAACGATGAAAGTCGGGAATGAGGTCCCTTTATCATTCTAACTATATGTGGAATAATCAATCCTACAAATCCTATTATTCCAGCTTTTGCAACAGCTGCTGAAACAGCAAGCACACTTATAACGATCAATAAAATTTTAATTTTTTCTGGATTTATTCCAGAAAAAACTGCTAAATTATCTCCCATAGAGAGTACATTTAACTCTTTAGAAAAGAAAAAAATTGTTGATACTAAGACTGTTAAAACAATAAAAAGAATAATATTATCGTTCCAACCTATGTCGCCTGTAGATCCCATAAGCCATAAATTAACATGAATTAAGTTACGCCAATACATAACAGTTAACAAAGTGGATAGTGAATTAAATAAGAAGCTGATTATAACACCACTTAATATCAATGAGAGAATAGGTATTTTCTTTCCTTCACGGGAAATGTACAATACAATGAAGGTAGTTGCCATTGCAAATGCAAAAGAGAAAAATTCTATTCCAAATATTAATGTTATGCCGAAAACAGAACTTAATGCTGTGTATAAAACTGCTCCAAAACTTGCTCCAGAAGATATCCCTATTATATAAGGATCTGCAAGCGGATTTTGTATTATTAATTGTAAAATATTTCCAGATATAGCCAAAATACTACCAACTAAAAAACTTCCTATGACTCTTGGTAGTCTTAAATCTAATATTAAAGTTTTATACATGGGGTTGGCTTCATCGGTGAATATTTTTATTATTTCTTCAAAAGGTATTTTTACAGATCCAAACGATGTAAAAATAATCACTAAAATAAAACTTATGATTATGGTTAATAGTAAAAGAAGGGGAGAAAATCCCCCCATATGACTTTTTTTTGTCATTTTGTTTCCTTAAAATATTCATACATTTTTTCTATCACATCTAAAATTGATGGCGATGCTTGTGAAGCCTTATCGTTATTTATAGTTAAAATATTTTCATTCTTAACAGCCTTTAAAGAACTGAATTGTTCGGTTCTGTTGATTGTATCAACTAAAGAGTTGTCTCCGGTAAAATAAGATGGAACTATTATTATATCTGGATTTTCTTTTAAAAGATATTCTGGCCCAACAGATAGCCAC contains the following coding sequences:
- the mnmA gene encoding tRNA 2-thiouridine(34) synthase MnmA; the encoded protein is MSNKRAIMLMSGGVDSSVAAYLLKKEGYEVIAVHFKTVKDEVFSLIPEKKKVCCSPSDTIDAINVSKKLELDDFKIVDIQQEFKEKIIDYFIKEYNDGKTPNPCMLCNRFFKFGKAIEMAEEMNADVVVSGHYVISEYSNEHQNWVIKKGVDNYKDQSYFLSMVKPEYLKKMYFPLGKMKKVEIRKIAEDLNLSVADKPDSQELCFIPDNDYKRYLVDAGIETSKGKVYDFKGEHIGYHTGYTDYTIGQRAGIEYIKNQNQRLHVYKINSQDNSITVAPTEKVHFKGLIAKNMNKFVDFEDEFSAVCRIRKRSEEKPAKIKKISENEYQIVFEEPIFAVTPGQFATIYDESGIVLGCGVIDKYLED
- the coaD gene encoding pantetheine-phosphate adenylyltransferase — translated: MDKRTAVYPGSFDPITYGHINLVERASERFDKIYVSVMNNMQKKYLFDLDERVEMTRQNLSHIPNIEVDSFSGLLVQYCKKKKIYTVLRGLRAVTDFEYELQMANGNRSLFPELEIFFLMADIAHSFISSSMVKEVSKHGGDVSTWVPPNVEEALIKKFKKH
- the tsf gene encoding translation elongation factor Ts, encoding MAVSTELIKKLRSQTGAGMLDCKKALDETNGDLDAAVDYLRKRGAAKAAKKADRETKEGIVYSYIHHNEKIGVLLLLGCETDFVAKTDEFHELANKISLQIASMNPKYISRENVPEEIIEKEKSIYVDEVKSSGKPEHIVEKIVENKVEKYFEENCLLEQEYVFGKGEKIKDMITQAIAKIGENITVDNFSRFAIGE
- the pyrH gene encoding UMP kinase, which codes for MYRRIMLKLSGEVLSGIGNKGFNSENVKYLSEEIKKVSQHGMNVGMVIGAGNIFRGKELTGVTNSIADHIGMLGTVSNALYLKDYFEKNGIKTIVVSQIVNLPSVRNIYYDDIELYFNSGYVVIFAGGTSNPFFTTDTAAALRAVEMKAEVLIKATKVEGIYDKDPKIFTDAVKYDTIKYDDAIAKSLKIMDTEAFAICQRYEMPITVLDFFKKDNLLNAVLNKNVGTKVIP
- the eno gene encoding phosphopyruvate hydratase, which produces MELFYNEIVSVHAREVLDSRGNPTVEAEVVLGDGAKGRAIVPSGASTGKFEALELRDGDKDRFLGKGTTKAVENVNEKIAEELLGLNAFDQALVDHVMLELDGTENKEKLGANAILAVSMAVARAASESLGVPLYKYLGGPNSKVLPVPLMNIVNGGEHADNSLDIQEFMIMPAGFATFSRALRAGAEIFHNLKKLLQSKGHQTAVGDEGGFAPNFESNEEALEFIVEAIKNAGYKPGEEVFIALDCAASEFFNEENKTYHIDKKDISGEELAEYYLNLINKYPIKSIEDPFDQDDWDAYTLFTEKVQDKAQVVGDDLFVTNVKRLQKGIDLKAATSILIKLNQIGTVTETLDAIELAKTYNLTNIISHRSGESEDTFIADLAVATNAGFIKTGSLSRTDRIAKYNQLLRIEEELGEIAIYKGLNSFYSIKK
- a CDS encoding ABC transporter ATP-binding protein, with protein sequence MIKIENLEFTYGDNFNLKINNLLIKSGERVSIIGPNGSGKSTLIKIISKLISNYQGKISIKGKYLNKYTNKELSRYLAVVPQEFNTIFNYDVESIISTARLPYSKRFSFFENYEDRNIIEKSLQYADLENMKNKIFSNLSGGEKQRVMIARAFAQEADILLLDEFTSHLDPGHTDLLMKLVEEFSDSMNKTVISIFHDINLASIFSKRIIVMKNGRVFKDGSPKEVITKGVIKEAYDFEGHIIDHPVKHVPQILF
- a CDS encoding FecCD family ABC transporter permease produces the protein MTKKSHMGGFSPLLLLLTIIISFILVIIFTSFGSVKIPFEEIIKIFTDEANPMYKTLILDLRLPRVIGSFLVGSILAISGNILQLIIQNPLADPYIIGISSGASFGAVLYTALSSVFGITLIFGIEFFSFAFAMATTFIVLYISREGKKIPILSLILSGVIISFLFNSLSTLLTVMYWRNLIHVNLWLMGSTGDIGWNDNIILFIVLTVLVSTIFFFSKELNVLSMGDNLAVFSGINPEKIKILLIVISVLAVSAAVAKAGIIGFVGLIIPHIVRMIKGPHSRLSSLYNLFLGGIFLMICDYISRTIFAPSELPIGVITSLAGAPLFIYVMKKSRNKS